A window of Heterodontus francisci isolate sHetFra1 chromosome 2, sHetFra1.hap1, whole genome shotgun sequence genomic DNA:
acaacattttgagggaactggatagagtggaggtgaagggtctattcaccttagcagaggggtcagtgactagggggtattgatttaaagcgattggtagaaaaattagaggggcgtTGAGtaaatttttttttcacccaggtgAGGTGTCTGGTACTCACCGCCtgataagggtagttgaggcagaaacccccaactcattcagaaggagtctggatacgcATCTCaactgccgtaatctgcagggctatggaccaaatgctggaaggtgggattagaatgggtgcatCATTTTTCgttcggcacagacatgatgggccaagtggcctctttctgtgccttaaatgttcgATGATTCTATGACAGTTGGCATAAAatactgacccccaaacacccccctacCCGCGTCCAGTCACAGGCCCATTCCTCATCTAATGTAAGTGCTATAATAATGAGGGCCATTTCACTTATAAATATGACTGGCAGGGAACAACAGCATGAGGTAAGTGGGCTGCTTGGCAGACACATGGagcagggggtggggtagggggcgcCTGTCAGTTTAGACCCCAGGATCACCCGCAGTGTGCAGGTTTTACTTGGTGTGAAACCACCCCCGAAATGCGCTGACATCTCTTGTTTGTTGAAGAGAAGTAACAGGCACTAACCGGGTTGATCATACGATGCCCAGGCGAGGTTCTCTCCACACTGTCCTCGGCTGGATTCCGGGCTGTGTTTGAGGACCCGGGTACTGGCGAGAGCCTCCGCATatctgcagcagagagagagagagccattgTTAACAGCAGCAGAGCATTCAATAGCAAAGAGTGCAGATAATACTTTACTGTGGAGCTTACTGTTGAGCTTCTTTGCAAAGTTTGCTGCAAAGTTTCAATCCAGACGCACCATGTTTCTTCCTGTAATCGTTGTGAGTTTTGAGAACTTCACGGGAAAATTCCTTAGAAGCtgaaataataaatttaaaaatcaCAAGTGCATAAAAAACACCAAAGGGCAGTGATACAAATAAATGTGAAAAGACTGACCTGATTTCCCCATATTCGCAGTTCGCTGCAGATCTTTAACGTGAAGCAGAGAATGATGAACAGTTACTGAACCGGCTGAGGTG
This region includes:
- the glipr2l gene encoding GLI pathogenesis-related 2, like isoform X2, translating into MGKSASKEFSREVLKTHNDYRKKHGASGLKLCSKLCKEAQQYAEALASTRVLKHSPESSRGQCGENLAWASYDQPGKEVSERWYSEIKSYNFNCPGFSSSTDFQLLQYFAFVQEHICRFLSQLCIFSVNCGIYSLMLYCHICQN